From Triticum urartu cultivar G1812 chromosome 2, Tu2.1, whole genome shotgun sequence, a single genomic window includes:
- the LOC125537498 gene encoding cycloartenol synthase-like, which yields MWRLRIAEGGDDPWLRTTNGYLGRQVWEFDAAVEPDPEEVAAVEAARQGFVARRHQLKHNADLVMRNQFAKANPLELDLPAVKLEEHEDVTEEVVSTTLKRAISRLSTLQAHDGHWPGDYGGPMFLMPGLIITLYVTGALNTVLSSEHQIEIRRYLYNHQNGDGGWGLHIEGPSTMFGSALTYVSLRLLGEGTDSGYGAMEKGRNWILDHGGATFVTSWGKFWLSVLGVFDWSGNNPVPPEAWLLPYCLPFHPERMWCHCRMVYLPMCYIYGKRFVGQVTPLVLELRKELYKGPYNEIDWDKTRNQCAKFQKYI from the exons ATGTGGCGGCTGAGGATCGCGGAGGGCGGGGACGACCCGTGGCTGCGCACGACCAACGGCTACTTGGGCCGCCAGGTGTGGGAGTTCGACGCCGCCGTGGAGCCCGACCCCGAGGAGGTCGCCGCCGTTGAGGCCGCGCGCCAGGGGTTCGTCGCGCGGAGGCACCAGCTCAAGCACAACGCCGACCTCGTCATGAGAAACCAG TTTGCTAAAGCAAATCCTCTTGAGCTGGACCTTCCTGCTGTCAAGCTGGAAGAGCATGAAGATGTTACTGAGGAAGTTGTATCAACTACTTTGAAAAGGGCCATCAGTCGCCTTTCTACTCTCCAGGCACATGATGGACACTGGCCGGGGGATTATGGTGGTCCAATGTTCCTTATGCCAGGCTTG ATTATAACCTTGTATGTGACTGGAGCACTGAACACTGTCTTATCATCAGAACATCAGATTGAGATCCGCCGGTATCTCTATAATCATCAG AACGGAGATGGAGGCTGGGGTTTGCACATTGAGGGACCAAGCACCATGTTTGGTTCAGCCTTGACCTATGTCAGTTTGAGATTGCTTGGAGAGGGAACAGATAGTGGATATGGAGCTATGGAGAAAGGTCGAAATTGGATTCTAGACCATGGAGGAGCAACGTTTGTAACATCATGGGGAAAATTTTGGCTCTCG GTACTTGGTGTATTTGATTGGTCTGGTAACAACCCAGTGCCACCAGAAGCATGGTTGCTACCATATTGCCTGCCATTTCATCCAG AGCGAATGTGGTGTCACTGTCGAATGGTGTATTTGCCAATGTGTTACATTTATGGAAAGAGATTTGTCGGACAAGTTACACCACTTGTTTTGGAATTGAGAAAGGAACTTTACAAAGGCCCCTATAATGAGATTGATTGGGACAAGACTCGCAATCAATGTGCTAAG TTTCAGAAGTATATCTAG